From Saccharothrix espanaensis DSM 44229, the proteins below share one genomic window:
- a CDS encoding condensation domain-containing protein, producing MLARNDPHAERCLLYLDTRELPNEREAELRAALDQGYRLVVATPTPAAYRGYPLTHVIEAPVGDYDKAEEVIVEDLARHGLTVHGVVAWKDREVELAARLGARLGLHTTSPRAAVNVRNKVLTRRLLDGIEGANPRYAVVRQEDELAAAVAEVGVPCLLKPAGNSGGRGIRRVADAADAIAAYREFTGYNAAQAGEMFHYYEDAVLVEEELTGSEHSVAGVVSGGRVITLGVADKLFDRSLPLQYQNVVPSRLPAAVLAEALDLVRRAVAATGIDHCGFHVDLMVTDAGVRVLEVGGRLGGELINSHLIPLAQPGLNPYQAVLDVVQGHSPLALDDYTGRFRGFAASRVVMPPDFGVLDRIEGVQDVRRDSRCRDFMQLYGPGQRMVPPEVRFKGYEIGYLVAQCGPDEDIDATIAELVDRITITVVPDPPVESTVDDRPVHDLLRELGEHSVTVRAQDGNLRLDGPVTALPKEVVQRVKAHKPAILDLLARVSDRVERLDDPPVPGPLSPAQQAALAVEPDHGAARSVLRQSVRCAGEVDPEALAKAFARLLDRHEILRAVVADGRLALADSAPFEQAPFEQAGTPVDLRSGPAFALHVRPDGDDTLIELTAHPLVADARTLALALGELARLHNGEPEPADPVGYAEFTAAQARYLAHPVTAARRARLTVDPAVLRAPAASVQRLTAPAPTADVAAIAAELGSTVTILRLGAFLLAAHRLGLARAVAVEQPNRSGAFAEVLGPVATTALLPLPSAPTVREFLTAVRDRVLDAHEHQDLPLPAPADLVPRVRFTERPGPTPGPVFGGAAATLSPVEALLPGGDLALTHVDGVELVVEHDAAPERAEAVASLYRFLLDRLDDCLDRAPDDLPQDVAAVRRAEHELSRTSSAVEAVREIFADVLGRARVGPRENFFELGGTSLTVAKVVSRVRQRFGTAPGFAEVFDHPTPAGLAGVLGAPGTSTGYALVARPPLAELPASPQQVRYFLTYNIDPARSGRISVLVDEWADADAFRAAVANVVQRHELLRTGFFTDAAGVLHQRIAASVSPEVSEARLTAEDQDGRRAELEAALRTHTFDLAAPPLLKVLLDPLPQGGVRAAVGVFSGLLDAYSEGTLAVELRTAYEAALAGTLAGLPRPPVQYQDFCRWQHDLAAGPEFDRARTFWEQRYPADHEPFRLPADDGERTGAMRVFLLGDELSAAARDAAAACESSLFGFLLANFFERAAELYGRDDVSVGVLYHGRENEELADLVGYFVDLFCLRCDVRGPAEFRDLVRRVNQELFGSVDARAYQYQDLAERVGASPADPVFPVTGFHVNNVIVPGRATRVGEEFREQVLDLPYRPKFDFNIYVHESDRGILIRMAYATAVVGHERAATLAADFVAGVRRNVRAVLGSTT from the coding sequence ATGCTCGCCCGCAACGATCCCCACGCCGAACGCTGCCTGCTCTACCTGGACACCCGGGAACTGCCCAACGAGCGGGAAGCCGAGCTGCGCGCGGCCCTCGACCAGGGGTACCGGCTCGTGGTGGCCACCCCCACCCCGGCGGCCTACCGCGGCTACCCGCTCACCCACGTGATCGAGGCGCCGGTGGGCGACTACGACAAGGCCGAGGAGGTGATCGTGGAGGACCTGGCGCGCCACGGCCTCACCGTGCACGGCGTCGTGGCGTGGAAGGACCGCGAGGTGGAGTTGGCCGCCCGACTGGGTGCCCGGCTGGGCCTGCACACCACCAGCCCGCGCGCGGCGGTGAACGTGCGCAACAAGGTGCTCACGCGCCGGCTGCTGGACGGCATCGAGGGCGCGAACCCCCGTTACGCCGTGGTGCGCCAGGAAGACGAGCTGGCCGCGGCCGTCGCCGAGGTGGGTGTCCCCTGCCTGCTCAAGCCGGCCGGGAACTCCGGCGGCCGGGGCATCCGGCGGGTCGCCGACGCCGCCGACGCGATCGCCGCCTACCGGGAGTTCACCGGCTACAACGCGGCGCAGGCGGGCGAGATGTTCCACTACTACGAGGACGCCGTCCTGGTGGAGGAGGAGCTGACCGGCAGCGAGCACTCCGTGGCCGGGGTCGTCAGCGGCGGCCGGGTGATCACGCTGGGCGTCGCCGACAAGCTGTTCGACCGGTCGCTTCCCCTCCAGTACCAGAACGTCGTGCCGTCCCGGCTGCCGGCGGCGGTGCTGGCCGAGGCGCTCGACCTGGTGCGCCGGGCCGTCGCCGCGACCGGGATCGACCACTGCGGCTTCCACGTCGACCTGATGGTGACCGACGCCGGCGTCCGGGTCCTGGAGGTCGGCGGCAGGCTGGGCGGAGAACTGATCAACTCGCACCTGATCCCGCTGGCCCAGCCCGGCCTCAACCCGTACCAGGCCGTGCTCGACGTGGTGCAGGGCCACTCCCCCTTGGCGCTGGACGACTACACCGGACGCTTCCGGGGTTTCGCGGCCTCGCGCGTGGTGATGCCGCCCGACTTCGGGGTGCTGGACCGGATCGAAGGCGTGCAGGACGTGCGCCGCGACTCGCGGTGCCGCGACTTCATGCAGCTCTACGGCCCCGGTCAGCGGATGGTGCCGCCGGAGGTGCGGTTCAAGGGCTACGAGATCGGCTACCTCGTCGCGCAGTGCGGCCCGGACGAGGACATCGACGCCACGATCGCGGAACTGGTGGACCGCATCACCATCACGGTGGTGCCGGACCCGCCAGTGGAGTCCACTGTGGACGACCGTCCCGTCCACGACCTCCTGCGCGAGCTCGGCGAGCACTCGGTCACCGTGCGGGCGCAGGACGGGAACCTGCGGCTCGACGGCCCGGTCACCGCGCTGCCCAAGGAGGTCGTGCAGCGGGTCAAGGCGCACAAGCCGGCGATCCTCGACCTGCTGGCCCGGGTGAGCGACCGGGTCGAACGGCTCGACGACCCGCCCGTGCCGGGGCCGTTGTCCCCCGCCCAGCAGGCGGCCCTCGCCGTCGAGCCGGACCACGGCGCGGCCCGGTCGGTGCTGCGGCAGAGCGTGCGCTGCGCGGGCGAGGTGGATCCCGAAGCGCTGGCGAAGGCGTTCGCCCGCCTGCTGGACCGGCACGAGATCCTGCGCGCGGTCGTGGCGGACGGCCGGCTCGCCCTGGCCGATTCGGCACCGTTCGAGCAGGCACCGTTCGAGCAGGCCGGGACGCCGGTCGACCTGCGCTCCGGACCGGCGTTCGCGCTGCACGTCCGCCCGGACGGGGACGACACCCTGATCGAGCTGACCGCGCACCCCCTGGTCGCCGACGCGCGGACCCTCGCGCTCGCCCTGGGCGAACTGGCCCGGCTGCACAACGGGGAACCCGAGCCCGCCGACCCGGTCGGCTACGCCGAGTTCACCGCCGCGCAGGCGCGCTACCTGGCCCACCCGGTCACCGCCGCCCGGCGCGCCCGGCTGACCGTCGACCCCGCCGTCCTGCGCGCCCCGGCCGCCTCCGTGCAGCGGCTCACCGCGCCCGCGCCCACCGCGGACGTGGCGGCGATCGCGGCCGAACTGGGCTCCACCGTCACGATCCTGAGGTTGGGCGCGTTCCTCCTCGCGGCCCACCGGCTGGGCCTGGCGCGGGCCGTGGCGGTCGAGCAGCCCAACCGGTCGGGGGCGTTCGCCGAGGTGCTGGGCCCGGTGGCCACCACGGCGCTGCTGCCCCTGCCGTCCGCGCCGACCGTCCGGGAGTTCCTCACCGCGGTCCGCGACCGGGTGCTGGACGCCCACGAGCACCAGGACCTGCCGCTCCCGGCGCCCGCCGACCTGGTGCCCCGGGTGCGGTTCACCGAGCGGCCGGGGCCGACCCCCGGACCGGTCTTCGGCGGTGCCGCCGCAACGCTGTCCCCGGTCGAGGCCCTGCTGCCGGGCGGCGACCTGGCGCTGACCCACGTCGACGGCGTCGAACTGGTCGTGGAGCACGACGCCGCGCCGGAGCGGGCCGAAGCGGTCGCGAGCCTCTACCGCTTCCTGCTCGACCGCCTGGACGACTGCCTCGACCGCGCGCCCGACGACCTGCCGCAGGACGTGGCCGCGGTGCGGCGGGCCGAGCACGAGCTGTCCCGGACGTCGTCGGCGGTCGAGGCGGTGCGGGAGATCTTCGCCGACGTGCTGGGCCGCGCGCGGGTCGGGCCGCGGGAGAACTTCTTCGAGCTGGGCGGGACCTCGCTGACCGTCGCGAAGGTCGTCTCCCGGGTCCGGCAGCGGTTCGGGACGGCACCGGGCTTCGCCGAGGTCTTCGACCACCCGACCCCGGCCGGGCTGGCCGGCGTCCTCGGCGCACCCGGCACGTCGACCGGGTACGCCCTGGTGGCGCGCCCGCCGCTGGCGGAACTGCCGGCGTCCCCGCAGCAGGTGCGCTACTTCCTCACCTACAACATCGATCCCGCCCGCTCGGGCCGGATCAGCGTGCTGGTGGACGAGTGGGCCGACGCCGACGCGTTCCGCGCGGCCGTGGCGAACGTGGTCCAGCGGCACGAACTGCTCCGCACGGGGTTCTTCACCGACGCGGCGGGCGTGCTGCACCAGCGCATCGCCGCGTCGGTGTCGCCGGAGGTGTCCGAGGCCCGGCTGACCGCCGAGGACCAGGACGGGCGGCGGGCGGAGCTGGAGGCCGCGCTGCGCACCCACACCTTCGACCTGGCCGCCCCGCCGCTGCTGAAGGTGCTGCTCGACCCGTTGCCGCAGGGCGGGGTGCGGGCGGCGGTCGGGGTGTTCAGCGGACTCCTGGACGCCTACTCGGAGGGCACCCTGGCCGTCGAGCTGCGCACCGCGTACGAGGCGGCGCTCGCCGGCACCCTGGCCGGGCTGCCCCGGCCCCCGGTGCAGTACCAGGACTTCTGCCGGTGGCAGCACGACCTGGCCGCCGGCCCGGAGTTCGACCGCGCGCGCACGTTCTGGGAGCAGCGCTACCCCGCCGACCACGAGCCCTTCCGGCTGCCCGCCGACGACGGCGAGCGGACCGGCGCGATGCGCGTGTTCCTGCTCGGCGACGAGCTCAGCGCCGCCGCCCGGGACGCCGCCGCGGCCTGCGAGTCGAGCCTGTTCGGCTTCCTGCTGGCCAACTTCTTCGAGCGGGCCGCCGAGCTGTACGGCCGCGACGACGTGTCGGTGGGCGTGCTCTACCACGGCCGGGAGAACGAGGAGCTGGCCGACCTGGTCGGCTACTTCGTCGACCTGTTCTGCCTGCGCTGCGACGTGCGCGGGCCGGCGGAGTTCCGCGATCTGGTGCGGCGGGTCAACCAGGAGCTGTTCGGTTCCGTCGACGCCCGTGCCTACCAGTACCAGGACCTGGCCGAACGGGTGGGCGCGTCGCCCGCGGACCCGGTGTTCCCGGTGACCGGCTTCCACGTCAACAACGTCATAGTGCCCGGCCGCGCGACGCGGGTGGGCGAGGAGTTCCGGGAGCAGGTGCTGGACCTGCCGTACCGGCCGAAGTTCGACTTCAACATCTACGTGCACGAGTCCGACCGGGGCATCCTGATCAGGATGGCGTACGCGACGGCGGTCGTCGGCCACGAACGGGCCGCGACCCTCGCCGCGGACTTCGTGGCCGGCGTCCGACGGAACGTGCGCGCCGTCCTGGGGAGCACCACATGA
- a CDS encoding non-ribosomal peptide synthetase, translated as MTESSTSATAESSRGTAGVPLSRGQRLLWNAGRLPGGAVAYNIHVAYALRGPLDADRLAEAVERVYRDNPALHTRFVAGGGTVRQVPALDPHWRVDRPRTAEAELAKCFRREAGREFDLAGGQVFVARLHRVAEEHHVLELTVPHLLADGWSMGLIWDAVRAHYLGEDLPEPDLRHPAEADSEADSDADTDQWVDRLADVDLPDLPVRLQRVGAPDPRSAFGDDVDPATAEAVWRMAEREDVTPFTVLLAAYAVALGRFTGRADVTVSTPYANRRPGYRRAVGYFVSMLPLALTVAEEQTFAQLAASAFAENQWAMDHPDLDLDRLLRALDEDGGRAHNPLQHFVIVWQHGIGGSDLGATRVERVPLHPARVKFPVSLLVTPRGKGFSLQWEFDPDVVAPYAVESLDRVFRQLLHRLTASPDTPIGAVAIDHHEVAPQAFTYTDLRTRWDSTVAAHGHRTALREGGNAVDYRSVDERSDAVAAALQDRGVAPGDFVGLAVRGGIDRAIAVLGVIKAGACYVPLGREWPAGRLRELCARLDVTSAVTGPDDAAPAPGVEAVPVVQPVGRAPEVVERTADSAAYVNFTSGTTGEPKAIVCTDAGVVRLVTDQDFAPLDEDLVMLQAAPADFDAYTLELWGPLLNGGSSVSPAGPLTAAGLRAAVTEHGVNTAWLTSALFNTLVDLDVECFAGLRTLLVGGDVVSPRHVARVHRRHAGLRVVNGYGPTENTTFTSCFPIPRDWPADRPVPIGRPVRGGDVRVWGTDRTPLPPGFVGELVATGAGVARGYHGDHADPSFTNLHTGDGWVRAYRTGDLGYADPDGCLHYLGRRDGQVKVNGRRVELAGLERVLRAHPGVADAAALVGSAGQGQTLVGVVTGDVARDDGRREELARWLRERLPAFQLPDRLVRVEHLPLTANGKVDRRALAELAAEPRDRRPDRPLTPDERALAGIWSELLGDAVDRPDAHFLQLGGNSLLAMSVQALIEERTGARLPVATVLATPVLADLAAALTEALAETRTGAGRTVALEPAGPADGPLPLSREQQRLWFLHQVAPSAAYNIPLRFALPGSVAVDRLADALAGLLRRHRVLRSVVADADGGPVARPVDVADWSPRRIEVSDVDDAVAREAGHVFALDREIPLRAALLTGPDGARHLVLTIHHIAFDGHSLAPLLDELAARYLGQEPAAPRYEFADVVRRQRSPEYAREVAAALDHFAHRLADAPRVTALPGEGDGSGVGVVRLPLSGDLVTGVAELARAQGVSPFAFWLGVVGVVLARLSGEPDQVVAVPVANRDRGEFRSVVGLLTNTVPLRVTVDGRESFGDLVRGLFDRLTEDLAHQSCPLEDLAARLGVTPDRRNPPISQVLFSTASYPPSDAGGQRFEPRPVSPGAAKYPLSISVSTAGDAAEVVLEFDRERYGDGQIASLAAAVEAAVGQFLAAPRRPVADLVLARVEPRHDGDGAGDFAPITEHIARQVEQRPGSTAVHGGTGQDVDYSTLWRRAEAYGAALAARGVGAGSRVAILMRRTDTLPVVLLGVLLSGAAYVPLDPAYPAARLGHVLADSTPDLLITDLPSVPAEVSDRTTVVPVADLVGGPDRWTRAVPRPEDPAYVIYTSGTTGRPKGVVVPHGGLHWLRHWAARTYLPEDLRQVFAGTSVCFDLSVFEIFVTWSLGGGLRLGGTTLDLISGAEGVTLVNTVPSVWEEVLEHRAPPASLRVLNLAGEPLRRTLVDRTGAVAPAVRLYNLYGPTEDTTYSTAALVPLTGTGPVPIGDPLPGTAAYVLDAEGRPVPDGFPGELHLAGRKLAAGYLDQPGLTARRFVADPFGGGVMYRTGDRVRREPDGPLVHLGRLDDQCKVRGFRVEPEEVERVFDEHPWIAEVCVVPREAGTPRARLVAFVAGAGPGPEPAELTAWAADRLPAHLVPSTVVLLDRLPRNPSGKADRAELAARPLPDAEPTGVVAPVGPLETWLVERFAALPGAGQTGAGHTGAALGAGQVGAGQVGAGRIGAGQVGAGRIGATTHFAAVGGDTAAAEALAGEVLRAHGVPLTLRDVLDHPTPRALARLVEQRRAEADDVTTLLI; from the coding sequence ATGACGGAGTCGTCCACGAGCGCGACGGCGGAGTCGTCCCGAGGCACGGCGGGTGTGCCGCTGTCACGGGGGCAGCGACTGCTGTGGAACGCCGGGCGGCTGCCCGGCGGTGCCGTCGCCTACAACATCCACGTCGCCTACGCGCTGCGCGGCCCCCTCGACGCCGACCGGCTGGCCGAGGCGGTCGAGCGGGTCTACCGCGACAACCCGGCGCTGCACACCCGGTTCGTGGCCGGTGGCGGCACGGTCCGCCAGGTCCCGGCCCTCGACCCGCACTGGCGGGTGGACCGCCCGCGGACCGCCGAGGCCGAGTTGGCCAAGTGCTTCCGGCGGGAAGCCGGCCGGGAGTTCGACCTCGCCGGCGGGCAGGTGTTCGTCGCCCGGCTGCACCGGGTCGCCGAGGAGCACCACGTGCTGGAGCTGACCGTGCCGCACCTGCTCGCCGACGGCTGGTCGATGGGCCTGATCTGGGACGCCGTGCGGGCCCACTACCTGGGCGAGGACCTGCCGGAGCCCGACCTGCGGCACCCCGCCGAGGCGGATTCCGAGGCGGACTCCGACGCCGACACCGACCAGTGGGTCGACCGGCTCGCCGACGTCGACCTGCCGGACCTGCCGGTGCGCCTCCAGCGGGTCGGGGCGCCGGACCCGCGCTCGGCGTTCGGCGACGACGTGGACCCGGCCACCGCCGAGGCGGTGTGGCGGATGGCCGAACGCGAGGACGTCACGCCGTTCACCGTGCTGCTCGCTGCCTACGCGGTCGCGCTCGGCCGTTTCACCGGACGCGCCGACGTCACGGTGAGCACGCCGTACGCCAACCGGCGTCCCGGGTACCGGCGCGCGGTGGGCTACTTCGTCAGCATGCTGCCCCTGGCCCTGACCGTGGCCGAGGAGCAGACCTTCGCCCAGCTCGCCGCGTCCGCGTTCGCCGAGAACCAGTGGGCGATGGACCACCCGGACCTCGACCTGGACCGGCTGTTGCGGGCGCTGGACGAGGACGGCGGACGCGCCCACAACCCGTTGCAGCACTTCGTCATCGTCTGGCAGCACGGGATCGGCGGGAGTGACCTCGGGGCGACCCGGGTCGAGCGCGTCCCGCTGCACCCGGCCAGGGTGAAGTTCCCGGTCTCGCTGCTGGTCACCCCGCGCGGCAAGGGCTTCTCGCTCCAGTGGGAGTTCGACCCGGACGTGGTCGCGCCCTACGCGGTGGAGTCCCTGGACCGGGTCTTCCGGCAGTTGCTCCACCGGTTGACGGCCTCTCCGGACACCCCGATCGGTGCCGTCGCGATCGACCACCACGAGGTGGCGCCGCAAGCGTTCACGTACACCGATCTGCGCACCCGCTGGGACAGCACCGTCGCCGCGCACGGCCACCGGACCGCGCTGCGCGAAGGCGGCAACGCGGTGGACTACCGGAGTGTGGACGAGCGGTCCGACGCGGTGGCGGCCGCGCTCCAGGACCGTGGCGTCGCGCCGGGCGATTTCGTCGGGCTCGCCGTGCGCGGCGGCATCGACCGCGCCATCGCGGTGCTGGGCGTGATCAAGGCGGGTGCCTGTTACGTGCCGCTGGGCCGGGAGTGGCCCGCCGGGCGGCTGCGCGAGCTGTGCGCCCGATTGGACGTGACCTCGGCCGTCACCGGGCCGGACGACGCCGCGCCGGCTCCCGGCGTCGAGGCCGTGCCCGTCGTCCAGCCGGTCGGGCGCGCACCCGAGGTGGTCGAGCGGACCGCCGACAGCGCGGCGTACGTGAACTTCACCTCCGGCACCACGGGCGAGCCCAAGGCGATCGTGTGCACCGACGCGGGGGTGGTGCGGCTGGTGACCGACCAGGACTTCGCGCCGCTGGACGAGGACCTGGTGATGCTCCAAGCGGCTCCCGCCGACTTCGACGCCTACACCCTGGAACTGTGGGGACCGCTGCTCAACGGCGGCAGCTCCGTCTCCCCCGCGGGCCCCCTCACCGCCGCCGGGCTGCGCGCGGCGGTGACCGAGCACGGCGTGAACACCGCCTGGCTGACCTCGGCGCTGTTCAACACGCTCGTCGACCTGGACGTGGAGTGCTTCGCGGGACTGCGGACCCTGCTGGTGGGCGGGGACGTGGTGTCGCCCCGGCACGTGGCCCGGGTCCACCGCCGGCACGCCGGCCTGCGGGTCGTCAACGGCTACGGGCCGACCGAGAACACCACGTTCACCAGCTGCTTCCCGATCCCGCGCGACTGGCCCGCCGACCGGCCGGTGCCGATCGGCCGGCCGGTCCGGGGCGGCGACGTGCGGGTGTGGGGCACCGACCGCACCCCGCTGCCGCCCGGTTTCGTGGGCGAGCTGGTGGCCACCGGTGCCGGCGTGGCCCGCGGCTACCACGGCGACCACGCCGACCCGAGTTTCACCAACCTGCACACCGGGGACGGGTGGGTCCGCGCCTACCGCACCGGCGACCTGGGCTACGCCGACCCGGACGGCTGCCTGCACTACCTGGGGCGGCGCGATGGCCAGGTGAAGGTCAACGGCCGCCGGGTCGAGCTCGCGGGCCTGGAACGGGTCCTGCGTGCGCACCCCGGCGTGGCGGACGCGGCGGCGCTGGTCGGCTCCGCCGGGCAGGGGCAGACCCTGGTCGGGGTCGTCACCGGCGACGTGGCGCGGGACGACGGCCGGCGGGAGGAACTGGCCCGGTGGTTGCGCGAGCGCCTGCCCGCCTTCCAACTGCCCGACCGGCTGGTGCGGGTCGAGCACCTGCCGCTGACCGCCAACGGCAAGGTCGACCGGCGCGCGCTCGCCGAACTCGCGGCCGAACCGCGGGACCGGCGGCCGGACCGCCCGCTCACCCCGGACGAGCGGGCGCTGGCCGGGATCTGGTCGGAGCTGCTGGGTGACGCGGTCGACCGGCCGGACGCCCACTTCCTCCAGCTCGGCGGCAACTCGCTGCTGGCGATGTCGGTGCAGGCGCTGATCGAGGAGCGGACCGGGGCCCGGCTGCCGGTGGCGACCGTCCTCGCCACGCCGGTACTCGCCGACCTCGCCGCGGCGCTGACCGAGGCGCTGGCCGAAACTCGGACCGGGGCGGGCCGGACCGTCGCGCTGGAGCCCGCCGGGCCCGCCGACGGTCCGCTCCCGCTGAGCCGGGAGCAGCAGCGCCTGTGGTTCCTGCACCAGGTGGCCCCGTCCGCCGCGTACAACATCCCGCTGCGCTTCGCCCTGCCCGGGTCGGTGGCCGTCGACCGGCTGGCCGACGCGCTCGCCGGCCTGCTCCGCCGGCACCGGGTGCTCCGCTCGGTCGTGGCGGACGCCGACGGCGGGCCGGTGGCCCGTCCGGTCGACGTCGCCGACTGGTCGCCGCGGCGGATCGAGGTGTCGGACGTGGACGACGCCGTCGCGCGCGAGGCCGGTCACGTCTTCGCGCTCGACCGCGAGATCCCGCTGCGCGCGGCACTGCTCACCGGGCCGGACGGCGCCCGGCACCTGGTCCTGACGATCCACCACATCGCCTTCGACGGGCATTCGCTCGCGCCGCTGCTCGACGAACTGGCCGCGCGCTACCTCGGACAGGAGCCCGCCGCACCGCGGTACGAGTTCGCCGACGTGGTGCGCCGGCAGCGTTCGCCGGAGTACGCGCGCGAGGTCGCCGCCGCGCTGGACCACTTCGCGCACCGCCTGGCCGACGCGCCACGCGTGACCGCGCTGCCCGGCGAGGGGGACGGCAGTGGTGTCGGCGTCGTGCGGCTGCCGCTGTCGGGCGACCTGGTCACGGGGGTGGCGGAGCTGGCCAGGGCGCAGGGGGTGAGCCCGTTCGCGTTCTGGCTCGGGGTGGTCGGCGTGGTGCTGGCCCGGCTCAGCGGCGAGCCCGACCAGGTCGTGGCGGTGCCGGTGGCCAACCGCGACCGCGGCGAGTTCCGGTCCGTGGTCGGCCTGCTGACCAACACCGTGCCGCTGCGGGTGACCGTCGACGGGCGGGAGTCGTTCGGCGACCTGGTGCGCGGGCTGTTCGACCGGCTCACCGAGGACCTCGCCCACCAGTCCTGCCCGTTGGAGGACCTGGCCGCCCGGCTGGGCGTCACCCCGGACCGGCGCAACCCGCCGATCAGCCAGGTCCTGTTCAGCACCGCGAGCTACCCGCCGAGCGACGCCGGCGGGCAGCGGTTCGAGCCGCGCCCGGTGTCACCCGGTGCCGCGAAGTACCCGCTGTCGATCTCGGTCTCGACCGCGGGCGACGCGGCCGAGGTGGTCCTGGAGTTCGACCGGGAGCGGTACGGCGACGGGCAGATCGCCTCGCTGGCCGCCGCCGTCGAGGCCGCGGTCGGGCAGTTCCTCGCCGCTCCCCGGCGGCCGGTGGCCGACCTGGTGCTCGCCCGGGTCGAACCCCGCCACGACGGGGACGGGGCCGGCGACTTCGCACCGATCACCGAGCACATCGCCCGGCAGGTCGAGCAGCGGCCCGGTTCGACGGCGGTCCACGGCGGCACCGGGCAGGACGTCGACTACTCGACGTTGTGGCGGCGCGCCGAGGCGTACGGCGCCGCGCTGGCGGCACGCGGCGTCGGCGCCGGCAGCCGGGTGGCGATCCTGATGCGCCGCACCGACACGCTTCCCGTGGTGCTGCTCGGCGTGCTGCTGTCGGGCGCGGCCTACGTGCCGCTGGACCCCGCCTACCCGGCCGCCCGGCTCGGCCACGTCCTGGCCGACTCGACGCCCGACCTGCTGATCACCGACCTGCCGTCGGTGCCGGCGGAGGTGTCCGACCGCACGACGGTCGTCCCGGTGGCCGATCTGGTCGGGGGGCCCGACCGGTGGACGCGGGCGGTGCCCCGGCCCGAGGACCCGGCCTACGTCATCTACACGTCGGGGACCACCGGGAGGCCCAAGGGCGTGGTCGTCCCGCACGGGGGCCTGCACTGGCTGCGGCACTGGGCCGCGCGGACCTACCTGCCCGAGGACCTGCGGCAGGTGTTCGCCGGCACGTCGGTCTGCTTCGACCTGTCGGTCTTCGAGATCTTCGTGACCTGGTCGCTGGGCGGCGGCCTGCGGCTGGGCGGCACCACCCTCGACCTGATCTCCGGTGCCGAGGGCGTCACCCTGGTCAACACCGTGCCCTCGGTGTGGGAGGAAGTCCTCGAACACCGCGCTCCCCCGGCGTCGCTGCGGGTGCTCAACCTGGCCGGGGAGCCGTTGCGGCGGACCCTGGTCGACCGGACCGGCGCGGTCGCGCCCGCCGTGCGGCTGTACAACCTGTACGGCCCCACCGAGGACACCACGTACTCGACCGCCGCCCTGGTCCCGCTGACCGGCACCGGGCCGGTGCCGATCGGCGACCCGCTGCCGGGCACGGCGGCGTACGTGCTCGACGCCGAGGGCCGCCCGGTGCCGGACGGCTTCCCCGGCGAACTCCACCTGGCGGGCCGCAAGCTCGCCGCCGGCTACCTGGACCAGCCCGGCCTCACCGCGCGGCGGTTCGTGGCCGACCCGTTCGGCGGCGGGGTCATGTACCGCACGGGCGACCGGGTGCGCCGGGAGCCGGACGGCCCGCTGGTGCACCTGGGCCGGCTGGACGACCAGTGCAAGGTGCGCGGGTTCCGGGTCGAGCCCGAGGAGGTCGAGCGGGTGTTCGACGAGCACCCGTGGATCGCCGAGGTCTGCGTGGTGCCCCGGGAGGCGGGCACGCCCAGGGCCCGGCTGGTCGCCTTCGTCGCCGGGGCCGGTCCGGGCCCGGAGCCGGCGGAGCTGACGGCGTGGGCCGCGGACCGGCTGCCGGCGCACCTGGTGCCGTCGACGGTCGTGCTGCTCGACCGGCTGCCCCGCAACCCCTCGGGCAAGGCGGACCGGGCCGAACTCGCCGCCCGCCCGCTGCCCGACGCGGAGCCGACCGGCGTGGTGGCGCCGGTCGGTCCGCTGGAGACGTGGCTGGTCGAGCGGTTCGCCGCGCTGCCCGGTGCCGGCCAGACCGGCGCGGGCCACACCGGTGCCGCGCTCGGTGCCGGTCAGGTCGGGGCAGGTCAGGTCGGGGCCGGTCGGATCGGGGCAGGTCAGGTCGGGGCCGGTCGGATCGGGGCGACCACCCACTTCGCGGCCGTCGGCGGCGACACCGCGGCGGCCGAAGCGCTGGCCGGGGAGGTGCTGCGGGCGCATGGGGTGCCGCTCACCCTCCGGGACGTCCTGGACCACCCCACGCCGCGCGCCTTGGCCCGCCTGGTGGAGCAGCGCCGCGCCGAGGCCGACGACGTGACCACGTTGCTGATCTAG